One genomic segment of Esox lucius isolate fEsoLuc1 chromosome 15, fEsoLuc1.pri, whole genome shotgun sequence includes these proteins:
- the LOC105026428 gene encoding serine/threonine-protein kinase Nek9 — protein MSLEDYERHYGSLNSDTGSECVPGGRSTSVYSGEEEKLHYIPIRILGRGAFGEATLYRRTEDNSLVVWKEVDLNCLSDKERKDVTNEISILSILQHNNIIAYFNHFMDKDTLLIELEYCNGGNLYDKINQQKGELFSEEDVIWYLYQVASAVAHIHKAGILHRDIKTLNIFLTKTNLIKLGDYGLAKKLDSQFAMAETCVGTPYYMSPELCQGVKYNFKSDIWAMGCVIFEVLTLTRTFDATNPLNLCVKIVQGNWTMEVNSDVYSSALIKLVYECLDQDPEKRPTADEILDRPIISCRRQELDDKVASLNSAMKKPKLSTVTESPVAVVTTRSREVYFWGGGKFTPQKLDAFKGGSSAQHVCAGETHFAVVTVEKELYTWASVQSGAKMVGQLGHGDQASYRQPRKVERLQGKAIRQVACGADFTACVTDEDQMYMFGSDYYGCIGVENEHGMEVLVPVQLEFFEERPVRQVSCGDNHVVVLTHSGDLYSWGCGEHGRLGLDCEDDFNSPMQVEVPKGAIISSVSCGLDGTFFLTESGKVLACGNNDMNKLGLNLGVSGLKNLPGEAYQGIPYTTTLTLVKQLARYKIQAISAGKTHTAAIDERGRLMTFGCNKYGQLGVKDFKKHQGVQLLLGPFGGKVVNKVSCGDGFTMAATEDNQIFAWGNAGNGRLGMPADKGFGSEVCPALPRPIFGSLHHVPDLSCRGWHTILIMEKVLNSKTIRSNSSGLSIGSGLGQASTSTVDLESEPGLETGLREVGLSGTKEADTDMSMTNQTGDSSCPFWLRKELQDAEFIPMPDDSRGSMPGPLAPSFSESVTLPYEELQELKAAAAAATEKGLSTARMGCDRVNGLEEAGVCKKGDVPTCCRASSELEQLRETISRQEAMIQLLQKQFSEQLKENERLWTAINHLTLREPGTENGINHQANRPVEGWGGASNHEGDRSAGSKP, from the exons ATGTCACTCGAGGACTACGAAAGGCATTACGGGTCGCTAAATTCTGATACTGGCAGTGAATGTGTTCCCGGCGGCCGATCGACGTCGGTATACAGCGGCGAGGAAGAAAAGTTACATTACATTCCTATCCGTATACTTGGAAGAGGGGCTTTTGGGGAAGCTACGTTGTATAGACGAACAGAG GATAACTCTCTGGTGGTTTGGAAGGAGGTGGACTTGAACTGCCTCTCTGATAAAGAACGTAAAGATGTCACAAATGAGATCAGCATCCTCTCCATCCTACAGCACAACAACATCATTGCCTACTTCAACCATTTTATGGACAAGGATACTCTGCTCATTGAGCTTGAATACTGCAATG GTGGAAATCTTTATGATAAGATCAACCAACAGAAGGGAGAGCTCTTCTCTGAGGAG GATGTCATATGGTACCTGTACCAAGTTGCTTCTGCAGTGGCTCACATTCACAAGGCTGGTATCCTGCACAG GGATATCAAGACCCTGAATATCTTTCTAACTAAAACCAACCTTATTAAGTTGGGTGATTATGGGCTGGCTAAGAAGCTTGACTCCCAGTTTGCCATGGCTGAGACT TGCGTGGGAACACCATACTACATGTCCCCAGAACTCTGCCAAGGTGTGAAGTACAACTTCAAATCAGACATCTGGGCAATGGGCTGTGTGATTTTTGAAGTCTTAACTCTCACCAGGACCTTTGATGCTACG AACCCGCTGAACCTGTGTGTCAAAATAGTGCAGGGAAATTGGACCATGGAGGTCAACTCTGATGTATATTCCTCTGCACTGATCAAGCTGGTTTACGAGTGCTTAGACCAG GATCCAGAAAAGAGACCCACAGCTGATGAGATTTTGGACAGGCCAATCATCTCCTGCCGCAGACA ggAGCTTGATGATAAAGTAGCCTCGCTGAACTCAGCCATGAAAAAACCCAA GCTGAGCACTGTCACTGAGAGCCCTGTGGCTGTAGTGACCACGCGCTCCAGGGAGGTGTATTTCTGGGGAGGAGGAAAGTTCACACCCCAGAAATTAGACGCCTTCAAAGGTGGCAGCAGCGCCCAGCACGTGTGCGCAGGGGAGACCCACTTCGCTGTCGTTACCGTGGAGAAAGAGCTCTACACTTGGGCT AGTGTCCAAAGTGGGGCCAAGATGGTGGGCCAGCTGGGGCACGGGGACCAGGCCTCCTATCGACAGCCACGCAAGGTGGAGAGGCTTCAAGGGAAGGCCATCCGCCAGGTGGCTTGTGGAGCTGATTTCACCGCCTGCGTCACTG ACGAGGACCAGATGTACATGTTTGGTTCGGACTACTACGGCTGTATCGGAGTGGAGAACGAGCACGGCATGGAGGTGCTTGTGCCCGTACAGTTGGAATTCTTCGAGGAGCGGCCTGTCAGGCAGGTGTCCTGTGGGGACAATCATGTGGTGGTGCTCACTCACAGTGGAGACCTCTACTCCTGGGGTTGTGGGGAGCACG gGCGTCTCGGTCTGGACTGTGAGGATGACTTTAACTCCCCCATGCAA GTTGAGGTCCCCAAAGGAGCCATTATCTCCTCTGTGTCCTGTGGCCTTGATGGAACCTTCTTCCTGACAGAGTCAGGCAAAGTCTTGGCCTGTGGGAACAACGATATGAACAAGCTGGGTCTGAACCTGGGAGTCTCGGGCCTTAAAAACCTTCCTGGAGAG GCCTACCAGGGGATACCATACACCACCACCTTGACGTTGGTCAAACAGTTGGCCAGGTATAAGATCCAAGCAATTTCTGCGGGAAAGACTCACACTGCTGCCATTGACG AGCGTGGGAGACTAATGACCTTTGGGTGCAACAAGTACGGTcagcttggtgtgaaggactTCAAGAAGCACCAGGGCGTCCAGTTGCTTTTGGGGCCTTTTGGGGGGAAGGTGGTCAACAAAGTGTCCTGTGGAGATGGATTCACCATGGCAGCCACTGAGG ACAATCAGATCTTTGCCTGGGGAAATGCAGGAAATGGGCGCCTGGGAATGCCGGCTGATAAAGGCTTTGGCTCTGAGGTTTGCCCCGCTTTACCTCGACCTATTTTTGGCTCCCTCCACCATGTGCCAGATCTCTCGTGTCGCGGCTGGCACACCATTCTTATCATGG AAAAGGTTCTCAACTCCAAAACTATCCGCTCAAACAGCAGTGGGCTTTCAATTGGTAGTG GGCTTGGCCAGGCCTCAACTTCCACTGTGGATCTAGAGAGTGAGCCAGGCTTGGAGACAGggctgcgtgaagttggcctcAGCGGCACTAAGGAGGCTGACACAGACATGTCTATGACAAACCAAACCGGTGACAGCTCCTGTCCCTTTTGGCTACGCAAG GAGCTACAGGATGCAGAGTTCATCCCAATGCCAGATGATTCCAGGGGCTCCATGCCTGGCCCGCTGGCTCCGTCTTTCTCAGAGAGTGTCACACTGCCCTACGAGGAGCTGCAGGAGCTGAaggccgccgccgccgccgccacgGAAAAAGGCCTTTCG ACTGCTCGTATGGGCTGTGACAGGGTCAATGGGTTGGAGGAGGCAGGAGTCTGTAAGAAAGGGGATGTGCCAACTTGCTGCAGGGCTAGCAGTGAGCTAGAACAG TTGCGAGAGACCATCAGTCGTCAGGAGGCAATGATCCAGTTGTTACAGAAGCAG TTCAGTGAGCAGCTCAAAGAGAACGAGAGACTCTGGACAGCAATCAACCACCTTACCCTGAGGGAGCCGGGAACAGAAAATGGCATCAACCACCAAGCCAACCGGCCCGTGGAGGGATGGGGCGGAGCCTCTAACCACGAAGGGGACAGATCTGCTGGGTCAAAACCGTGA